One window of Dyadobacter sandarakinus genomic DNA carries:
- a CDS encoding NAD-dependent epimerase/dehydratase family protein — MKILITGGAGFVGSSLAISLKANYPGYEVFALDNLKRRGSELNLPRLKKSGVEFVHGDIRSKEDFDGIPAVDMVIEASAEPSVLAGLDGTPDYLINTNLVGTINCLNFALKHKAGFLFLSTSRVYPIKTIETLNFIEEDTRFALADEQPVPGASSRGIAEDFPLTGARSLYGTTKLASELIIQEYNEFYNLKTVINRCGVLTGPWQMGKVDQGVMVLWIAKHYFEQQLGYFGYGGTGKQIRDMLHVADLYRLIDWQLHHLDQVNGEILNAGGGLESSASLQELTKICQEVTGKTIPIKVVPENRTADIRLYVTDNTRVTQLTGWKPEIGIRQIVEEIAAWLQENEADLAPILK; from the coding sequence ATGAAGATACTAATTACCGGCGGTGCCGGCTTTGTAGGGTCATCTCTGGCTATTTCATTGAAAGCTAACTACCCCGGCTACGAGGTATTTGCATTGGATAATCTTAAACGCCGCGGGTCGGAGCTCAATTTGCCCCGCCTGAAAAAGAGCGGAGTGGAGTTTGTACATGGCGACATCCGCAGCAAAGAGGACTTTGACGGCATCCCGGCGGTGGATATGGTCATAGAAGCCTCCGCGGAGCCTTCGGTACTGGCAGGGCTGGATGGCACGCCGGACTACCTGATTAATACCAATCTCGTGGGTACGATCAACTGTCTGAACTTTGCACTGAAGCACAAAGCGGGTTTTTTGTTTCTTTCAACCAGCCGTGTTTACCCGATCAAAACCATTGAGACACTCAACTTTATTGAGGAAGATACCCGGTTTGCACTGGCCGACGAACAACCGGTGCCGGGTGCTTCGTCCAGGGGTATTGCCGAAGACTTCCCACTGACCGGCGCCCGCTCGCTGTATGGGACTACCAAACTTGCCTCGGAGTTGATCATTCAGGAATACAATGAATTTTACAATCTGAAAACCGTCATTAACCGCTGCGGCGTACTCACGGGCCCGTGGCAGATGGGTAAGGTTGACCAGGGTGTGATGGTACTTTGGATTGCAAAACATTACTTCGAGCAGCAGCTCGGCTACTTTGGCTATGGTGGAACGGGCAAGCAGATACGCGACATGCTCCACGTAGCCGACCTGTACCGGCTGATCGACTGGCAACTTCATCATCTCGACCAGGTAAACGGAGAAATACTCAATGCAGGGGGCGGACTTGAAAGCAGTGCATCTTTGCAGGAGCTCACGAAAATCTGTCAGGAAGTCACCGGAAAAACCATCCCGATTAAAGTAGTACCCGAAAACCGGACAGCTGATATCCGCCTGTATGTTACTGACAACACCCGCGTAACCCAGCTCACCGGCTGGAAACCTGAAATCGGCATCCGCCAGATCGTAGAAGAAATCGCCGCCTGGCTCCAAGAAAATGAAGCTGATCTGGCGCCGATACTGAAGTAA
- a CDS encoding hydroxymethylglutaryl-CoA lyase — MVLTECPRDAWQGFHAFIPTADKVRYLNQLLQVGFDMIDFGSFVSPKVVAQVRDTAEIADALDMAGSGSCLLAIVANERGAREACAFRQITHVGYPFSVSETFQKLNTNAGIAASLQQVESIAAICQAAGKELVIYISMGFGNPYGDIWHPELVLQWIDRLSVFHVKIFSLADTVGVAREEDIRYLFTNLISSRPGIAFGAHFHSTPLNWKSKLEAAYQAGCRRFDGALLGYGGCPMAQDELVGNMATENLVAFAKERGELLSLDLTRLEAARSMFRELVAA, encoded by the coding sequence ATGGTCCTAACCGAATGCCCCCGCGACGCCTGGCAGGGCTTTCATGCATTTATTCCAACAGCCGATAAGGTCCGGTACCTGAACCAGTTGCTGCAGGTTGGATTTGATATGATTGATTTCGGAAGCTTTGTGTCGCCCAAAGTAGTTGCACAAGTGCGGGACACGGCTGAGATTGCAGATGCACTGGACATGGCAGGATCCGGAAGTTGCCTTCTGGCGATCGTAGCGAATGAGCGGGGTGCGCGGGAAGCCTGTGCATTCAGGCAGATCACGCATGTAGGTTACCCGTTTTCCGTCTCTGAGACTTTTCAGAAATTGAATACAAATGCAGGCATAGCAGCATCCCTGCAACAAGTGGAAAGCATTGCAGCAATCTGTCAGGCGGCAGGAAAGGAGCTGGTAATTTATATTTCAATGGGATTTGGTAACCCCTACGGAGATATCTGGCATCCTGAACTGGTGCTACAGTGGATTGACCGGCTTTCTGTTTTTCATGTAAAAATATTTTCTCTGGCCGATACAGTCGGTGTAGCCAGGGAGGAGGATATCCGCTACTTGTTTACAAACCTGATCAGTTCACGACCCGGAATTGCATTCGGAGCGCATTTTCATTCCACACCATTAAACTGGAAATCAAAGCTGGAAGCTGCTTACCAGGCTGGGTGCAGGCGTTTTGATGGTGCATTGCTGGGATACGGAGGGTGTCCCATGGCTCAAGACGAGCTGGTCGGAAATATGGCAACAGAAAACCTGGTTGCATTTGCAAAGGAACGGGGCGAGCTGCTCAGCCTGGACCTGACCAGACTGGAAGCAGCACGAAGCATGTTCAGGGAGCTGGTTGCAGCATAG
- a CDS encoding TonB-dependent receptor, producing MRKLLPLFCFLLFSLTAAAQGTAEKKITMRLDSARFGDFVKQMESQTGYYFYYDATRFDSLTLDLDVKNLSVREVLDQVFRGSEFEYSIDLQKRIYITQGQRIITQLPPRLFEPDAVTDENVVYAGAENDAKEKLLSTAESKVHEIGIRKHRIVPGNSTITGYVRNAATGEPVIGAAVFIDKPNIGITTDALGYFSITIPRGKQILRVKSTGMRETQRQVVLYSDGKLDIEMRESVIALKEVSVKAGMDRNVVGTQMGTVKLTIKNLKQVPTVFGETDLLRTIMTLPGVKSVGENSTGLNVRGGSTDQNLILYNDATIYNPSHLFGFFSAFNPDVLKDVELFKSAIPAKFGGRLASVLDINSRDGNKKKFVASGGAGLVTGRLTLEGPLVKDKTSFLLGGRSTYSNWLIRTLDNENYNQSSASFYDVNLHISHEINEKNSLFLTGYISDDRFRLYGDTLYTYQNQLGSLKWKHTFNNRLYSVFTVSHSKYQYTMEAKGLPLNSFDLKFDINQSNFKADLSYALHPKHTLDFGASALYYKLHPGKFTPTSTESLIVPDTLEAEQAMENALYIEDKFEVSPRLSITAGIRYSFYQYLGPRNVNTYLPGLPVDYIYQEGVQHYGSGKKIKGYGGPEYRASVRYSIFDNLSMKASYNSLRQYIHLLTNTMTISPTDIWKLSDSYIKPQIGDQFSLGFYRNFRGNKIEVSLEGYYKNIRNFLDYKGGDSLIMNHNIEAAVINTKAKAYGVEFMVKKMSGKLNGWLAYTYARTLLRAIDRDSPDAPNHGAFYPSNYDKPHDFTLISNYRLSHRFSLSLNFTYSTGRPYTPPVGKYMIDGAQRVYYADRNQFRIPDYYRTDLSMNIEGNHKIRKLAHSSWTLAVYNLWGRKNPTSVYFQTVGGRVNGYQLSIFGQPIPTVTYNFRF from the coding sequence ATGAGAAAACTGCTACCCCTCTTTTGCTTTCTGTTATTTTCACTGACTGCTGCTGCCCAGGGCACAGCGGAGAAGAAGATAACCATGCGCCTGGACTCCGCGCGGTTTGGTGACTTTGTAAAACAAATGGAGTCGCAAACCGGATACTATTTTTACTACGATGCAACCCGGTTTGACAGTCTTACCCTTGATCTTGATGTAAAAAACCTGAGTGTGAGGGAAGTTCTTGACCAGGTTTTCAGAGGCTCCGAGTTTGAGTATTCCATCGATCTGCAAAAACGCATTTACATTACCCAGGGCCAGCGCATTATCACCCAGCTTCCCCCCAGGCTTTTTGAGCCCGACGCCGTCACAGACGAAAACGTCGTATATGCCGGAGCGGAGAATGACGCCAAGGAAAAACTGCTCTCCACTGCCGAAAGCAAGGTGCATGAAATCGGAATCAGGAAACACCGCATTGTGCCTGGCAACAGTACCATCACAGGGTATGTCCGCAATGCAGCCACGGGCGAGCCGGTGATAGGTGCAGCCGTTTTTATAGATAAACCTAACATTGGTATTACCACGGACGCACTCGGGTACTTTTCCATCACCATTCCGCGGGGCAAGCAGATATTGCGGGTAAAAAGTACCGGCATGCGCGAAACGCAGCGGCAGGTGGTGCTGTACTCAGACGGTAAGCTGGACATTGAAATGCGCGAAAGCGTTATTGCATTGAAAGAGGTATCCGTGAAGGCCGGAATGGACAGGAATGTAGTGGGTACACAGATGGGGACCGTAAAACTGACCATCAAAAATCTGAAACAGGTACCTACGGTTTTTGGTGAAACCGATCTGCTTCGCACCATTATGACGCTGCCGGGCGTGAAGTCAGTGGGAGAGAACAGTACCGGGCTCAATGTACGCGGAGGTTCTACAGACCAGAACCTGATCCTCTATAATGATGCTACCATTTATAATCCTTCCCATTTGTTCGGCTTTTTCTCGGCTTTCAATCCGGATGTACTGAAAGACGTTGAATTATTCAAGAGCGCGATCCCGGCCAAATTCGGCGGAAGGCTGGCATCGGTGCTTGATATCAACAGCCGGGACGGCAATAAGAAGAAATTTGTAGCCTCTGGTGGTGCAGGGCTGGTTACCGGAAGGCTTACGCTCGAAGGTCCGCTTGTAAAGGACAAAACGTCATTTTTGCTGGGAGGACGTTCTACCTACTCCAACTGGCTGATCAGGACACTGGATAATGAAAATTATAACCAGAGTTCCGCTTCCTTTTATGACGTCAACCTGCATATCAGTCACGAGATCAATGAAAAAAACAGTCTTTTTCTGACCGGATATATCAGCGACGACCGGTTCAGGCTTTATGGCGATACGCTTTACACCTATCAGAATCAGCTTGGCTCCCTGAAATGGAAGCATACATTCAACAACAGGCTGTACAGTGTATTTACGGTTTCGCACAGCAAGTACCAGTACACCATGGAAGCAAAGGGATTGCCGCTGAATTCATTTGACCTGAAATTTGACATCAACCAATCCAACTTCAAGGCCGATCTCAGCTATGCATTGCACCCGAAACATACGCTTGACTTTGGCGCAAGTGCATTGTACTACAAGCTGCATCCCGGCAAATTTACACCTACCAGCACTGAGTCGCTGATCGTGCCGGATACCCTGGAGGCGGAGCAGGCCATGGAAAATGCATTGTACATAGAGGATAAGTTTGAAGTAAGTCCGAGACTGTCCATTACAGCCGGTATCCGCTATTCTTTTTACCAATATCTTGGTCCCAGGAATGTGAACACCTACCTGCCCGGGCTTCCTGTCGATTACATTTACCAGGAAGGCGTGCAGCATTACGGATCGGGCAAAAAGATAAAAGGGTATGGCGGTCCGGAATACAGGGCGTCTGTGCGGTACAGCATTTTCGATAACCTGTCTATGAAAGCGAGCTACAACAGTTTGCGGCAGTATATCCACCTGCTTACCAATACGATGACCATTTCTCCGACGGATATCTGGAAGCTGAGCGACAGCTACATCAAGCCGCAGATAGGGGACCAGTTTTCACTGGGTTTTTACAGGAATTTCAGGGGTAACAAAATTGAGGTTTCACTCGAAGGTTATTACAAAAACATCCGCAACTTCCTCGACTATAAAGGCGGCGACTCGCTCATTATGAATCACAACATTGAGGCCGCCGTGATCAATACCAAGGCCAAGGCTTACGGGGTGGAATTTATGGTTAAAAAAATGAGCGGAAAACTCAATGGCTGGCTGGCTTATACCTATGCCCGCACGCTGCTCCGGGCCATAGACCGCGACTCGCCCGACGCGCCCAATCACGGGGCATTTTATCCGAGTAACTACGACAAGCCGCACGATTTCACCCTCATTTCCAATTATCGTCTTTCACACCGTTTTAGCTTATCGCTCAACTTCACATACAGCACAGGCCGCCCCTATACGCCGCCTGTCGGGAAGTATATGATTGATGGCGCCCAGCGCGTGTATTATGCTGATCGTAATCAGTTCAGGATACCTGATTATTACCGGACGGACCTGTCTATGAATATAGAGGGCAATCACAAGATCAGGAAGCTCGCCCATAGTTCATGGACGCTGGCGGTATACAATCTCTGGGGACGAAAAAACCCTACATCAGTGTATTTCCAAACCGTTGGCGGGCGTGTGAACGGGTACCAGCTGTCTATTTTTGGTCAGCCGATCCCCACGGTTACTTACAATTTCAGATTTTAA